The following proteins are co-located in the Larus michahellis chromosome 9, bLarMic1.1, whole genome shotgun sequence genome:
- the SKOR1 gene encoding LOW QUALITY PROTEIN: SKI family transcriptional corepressor 1 (The sequence of the model RefSeq protein was modified relative to this genomic sequence to represent the inferred CDS: substituted 2 bases at 2 genomic stop codons): MEAIASQMGNGRDASSSPNSKQELQPYQGSNTLKPNQVGETSLYGVPIVSLVIDGQERLCLAQISNTLLKNYSYNEIHNRRVALGITCVQCTPVQLEILRRAGAMPISSRRCGMITKREAERLCKSFLGEHKPPKLPENFAFDVVHECAWGSRGSFIPARYNSSRAKCIKCSYCSMYFSPNKFIFHSHRTPDSKYTQPDAANFNSWRRHLKLSDKTATEELSHAWEDVKAMFNGGTRKRTFSLQGAAAGGPGAGSPAAKAALHPPPPAGPELAPAHKSLRCSGQEPAGDRGALGLPAAHGGAAGAHGGAGGVRSYPVIPVPSKGFGMLQKLPPPLFPHPYGFPAAAFGLCPKKQEDALGGAGGGEAGKGGALPPGMFWGPPHPHPHQPAQPPHQPGAAKDTGVYPSFPVFWPAAGSLPVPPYPAQSQAKAAATAVVVAAAAAAAAAAAEPPGLSGRHGELEGSEPSGSGRSSATPQEGAGAEGERCPSALSRAAGEEERSGDEALLPPLPLPRKGSYLSAFRPVVKDAESIAKLYGTREAYGGAGPRGPGYLSPDFLSEGSSSYRSLSPGGDTAEEPEVDVESNRFPEDEEDDAAAAAPPEGREPPPPRLLAGTEEPPPPPAGADGPEEKAGEPAAEEGGQPPDGSPERSSSRGAYEVRGVGGTLPPGVTPGPPPPPPXLPLLXVYAPDRGEHLQPLKTAASLGAPAAYLCTPEAKEQDKEDNHSAAEDLETRKSYQDQRNVSHPSPVNTDRGEDGLGMDVAGTQLVEKDIENLARDELQKLVLEQMELRKKLERDFQSLKDNFQDQMKRELAYREEMVQQLQIVRDTLCNELDQERKARYAIQQKLKEAHDALHHFSCKMLTPRHCTGNCSFKPPLLPQ; the protein is encoded by the exons ATGGAGGCGATCGCCAGTCAGATGGGAAATGGGAGAGATGCAAGCTCCTCCCCAAATTCAAAGCAAGAGCTGCAGCCGTACCAGGGCTCCAATACCCTCAAGCCCAACCAAGTGGGTGAGACCTCTCTGTACGGCGTGCCCATCGTGTCCCTGGTCATCGACGGGCAGGAGcggctgtgcctggcgcagatcTCCAACACGCTGCTCAAGAACTACAGCTACAATGAGATCCACAACCGGCGGGTGGCCCTGGGCATCACCTGCGTGCAGTGCACGCCGGTGCAGCTGGAGATCCTGCGGCGGGCCGGGGCCATGCCCATCTCCTCCCGCCGCTGCGGCATGATCACCAAGCGGGAGGCGGAGCGGCTCTGCAAGTCCTTCCTGGGCGAGCACAAGCCGCCCAAGCTGCCCGAGAACTTCGCCTTCGACGTGGTGCACGAGTGCGCCTGGGGCTCCCGGGGCAGCTTCATCCCGGCCCGCTACAACAGCTCCCGCGCCAAGTGCATCAAGTGCAGCTACTGCAGCATGTACTTCTCCCCCAACAAGTTCATTTTCCACTCCCACCGCACCCCGGACTCCAAGTACACCCAGCCCGACGCCGCCAACTTCAACTCCTGGCGCCGCCACCTCAAGCTCAGCGACAAGACGGCCACCGAGGAGCTGTCGCACGCCTGGGAGGATGTCAAGGCCATGTTCAACGGCGGCACCCGCAAGCGGACCTTCTCCCTGCAaggggcggccgccggcgggccCGGCGCCGGTTCCCCGGCCGCCAAGGCCGCCTTgcacccgccgccgcccgccggccccgagCTGGCCCCGGCGCACAAGAGCCTGCGCTGCAGCGGGCAGGAGCCGGCGGGCGATCGCGGGGCGCTGGGGCTACCGGCGGCGCACGGCGGTGCGGCGGGGGCCcacggcggggcgggcggggtgCGCAGCTACCCGGTGATCCCGGTGCCCAGCAAGGGCTTCGGGATGCTGCAgaagctgccgccgccgctcttcCCTCACCCCTACGGCTTCCCCGCCGCCGCTTTCGGACTCTGCCCCAAAAAGCAGGAGGACGCGctgggcggcgcggggggcggcgagGCGGGCAAGGGCGGCGCGCTGCCCCCCGGCATGTTTTGGGGACCCCCGCACCCCCACCCGCACCAACCGGCCCAGCCGCCCCACCAGCCCGGAGCCGCCAAGGACACCGGCGTCTACCCCTCCTTCCCCGTCTTCTGGCCGGCCGCCGGCAGCCTGCCCGTGCCCCCCTACCCGGCGCAGAGCCAGGCCAAGGCGGCGGCCACCGccgtggtggtggcggcggcggcggcggcagcggcggcggcggccgaacCGCCGGGTTTGTCGGGCCGGCACGGCGAGCTGGAGGGCTCGGAGCCGTCGGGCAGCGGGAGGAGCAGCGCTACCCCCCAGGAGGGCGCCGGGGCGGAGGGCGAGCGCTGCCCCAGCGCGCTGTCGCGGGCGGCGGGCGAGGAGGAGCGCTCCGGGGACGAAGcgctgctccccccgctgcccctgcccaggAAGGGCAGCTACCTCTCCGCCTTCCGCCCGGTCGTGAAGGACGCCGAGAGCATCGCCAAGCTCTACGGCACCCGGGAGGCGTACGGCGGCGcgggcccccgcggccccggctaCCTCTCCCCGGACTTCCTCAGCGAGGGCAGCTCCAGCTACCGCTCGCTCtcccccgggggggacacggccgaGGAGCCCGAGGTGGACGTGGAGTCCAACCGCTTCCCGGAGGACGAGGAGGatgacgccgccgccgccgcacccccCGAGGgacgggagccgccgccgccccggctgcTGGCCGGGaccgaggagccgccgccgccgcccgccggggccgaCGGGCCCGAGGAGAAGGCGGGCGAGCCGGCGGCGGAGGAGGGCGGCCAGCCGCCCGACGGCAGCCCCGagcggagcagcagcagaggcgcCTACGAGGTACGGGGCGTGGGGGGAACTCTGCCCCCGGGGGTGACCCcggggcccccgccgccgccgccctgacTCCCTCTTTTGTAGGTGTACGCGCCGGACAGGGGGGAGCACCTGCAGCCCCTGAAGACCGCCGCCTCCCTGGGAGCCCCGGCCGCCTACTTGTGCACCCCCGAGGCGAAGG AGCAAGATAAAGAAGACAATCACTCCGCGGCAGAGGATTTAGAGACCAGAAAATCCTATCAGGACCAAAGGAATGTCTCGCATCCCAGCCCTGTAAATACCGACAGAG gagAGGACGGCCTCGGCATGGATGTCGCCGGGACGCAGCTGGTGGAAAAGGACATCGAAAATTTGGCCCGAG acGAGTTGCAAAAACTGGTCCTGGAGCAAATGGAGTTGAggaaaaagctggagagggacttccAGAGCCTGAAAG aTAACTTCCAGGACCAGATGAAGCGGGAGCTGGCGTATCGGGAGGAGATGGTGCAGCAGCTGCAGATCGTCCGAG aTACGCTGTGCAACGAGCTGGACCAGGAGAGGAAAGCGCGCTACGCCATCCAGCAGAAATTGAAAG AGGCCCACGACGCGCTGCATCACTTCTCCTGCAAAATGTTGACCCCGCGGCACTGCACGGGGAACTGCTCCTTCAAGCCGCCGCTGCTGCCCCAGTGa